AGTGGCTCTTGCCACCAAGGGCGGCCTCCGGCATACACACCACCGGCTCGATCAGGCTTATTCGGCAACATCACTTCCTGCCGTCCCAGTCAAAACACCGTGCCAGACAGTCAAAGCCATGACACACTTGGTGTTCTCGATCCTATCCCCAGAGCTCTCTCTGAAGATGACATCGAAAAGACATCGCCAGTCTCGTTGCGCATCTCGACACGAATCAACATAGCTGGTGATGGGAATATCATCGCTTTGGACTGTACGCCTGCAGATCAGGCGAAATCGATTGCAAGGGCGATTATCGAAGCCATCCAAGGTCGAGATTGGACGGCAGGACTTCCCATGATTGATGAGAATGGTCGACCGAGGCCAGTCATGTGGGAGATTGATGCTGGTCTGAAGGTTGAGGGATCCTCGAATGTGGTTGGCACGGAACCAGTTATCAACAACTTTTTACGGCGTGGTACACAGCCTCGAAAGGGATCACGGCAATTCAGGAGCGAGACTTCGGATTCCGCAATGTGTTCCACATCGCCAGCACAAAGACGACGTACATCGGGAGTTGATGCGACCGAGGAGAGAGCCAGAAAGCGAGCTCGGAGCGAGGAGTAGAGATTTTCTGGAACGATTCCTTGCCGGAACGCTGTCCAAGCTGCGGCCATTGCCCGTAGTATCCGATCATGATAAAGGAGCACATTCTCGGGCTACGAAACAACGTTTTGGAGATAGGAGATGCCCGAGAGGGAAATGAGGGAAAACCGCAGGGAAATCACAGGCTCTGGGGTTTCTGGCATCAACCTGACAAGATTCGACTGGCGTGACGGCAAATCCAAGTTACACTGCAGGATGAAGTTGCCCATGGGGGAAGGGAGCGTGTATTTTGGTTTGGCTGGAGTCTAACATACAGAACTGACCGGAGATCTTTGAATATTGGATGTTACCGAACTTCAGGTGTATATTTtaaacccctccccccattcCAAGCTCATGCCTTTCATGCTCGCATGTCTTGACCTTGTGATGTTGTTTGGATATCGTTACTGCAGTCATCTCAAGGACGGTCGGTGCCACGACATCACGACCAAGGAATGTATGCCTCATCGATGAGCGTCTCTCGCACACCATTCTTGCTGGTTAGCGGCATCCCTTTCCTCCCTCTTTCCTTCTATACCGTACGTTGAGTGAGGAGTTGCCCTAGCCCACACCACCTGTTTGCTCCGTGTAGAAGACGGGTTCTTCCAACTGTCTGGGCCCGCGTCCTGAGTCCCGGAGAGAAGCCAAGTTTCGGGTTCCAAGGATACCCTCCACGCCTATTGTTTGCCTACTGGTCCCTCTCTTTGAAAATGCGCGGCCCACCTGTACGCCGCCTTACGTGCGTAGAGCTGATTGTATTGTTGGTTGCACAAACTTTGGACAAACAGTTCCCATGGGGGCAGGGGATAGGGAAGGGGTTTGCATTCGGCCGCTCAAATCGATATATTCATGTCAGACAATCGATTGGAAGCTGGGGATTCGAGTGCAGAGTCCGCTGAAGAAAGATGTCCGTGTGTGTTCATTTTTGTCAATGCCATCTACTATGGTCTGTCTAGCGGCTGTTACAGGCAAGCCCTCCTGCCCACGAGGAAAACCGGAAGCTGGACCTGGATCTGGTCCTTGACAACCCTTAGCGGGTATTATGCAATCTTTGGAGATAGTGTTTATTAAGGCGAATGATGCTACATCCGATCGAGCACGGACCTTTCACAAAGCATGGGACGGGAGCAGGCTTTGCCATATGTTCTTGAGCCTCCAAAACAACTTGGCCGCCGCTCCAACAAACCGACCCATGACGTTTTGAATGGCTTGGGAACTCTCAAACAACATTGCCCTGAAAACACTTTTGTTTGGCAGCTTCAAGGCGTTTTCCCTGATGGGAGCGGGTAGTGCGGACGCATCTAGTTGAAGATCTGCAAGGTCAAGCAAAGGTGAGGGGATGGGGTGGGAACCAAGCATATTATGTGTGGATTAGAATACTAGGTGTCATCCAACCACATGGTTAAAAGGCCCATTTCTTCAAGGTGCTTGGGTCGGATTGGCCTCGCCAGCCCTCACACAGCCAACTACCTCCCCTTTCCTCAATATAGCCCGTAGCCAGCAAGATATCCAACCTCGTCGTGTACTCTACCACCGTCCGTTTCAAGCAGAACGTCTAACCCTCTTAGACTCAGGCGGACACGGCGAGGTGTTGTTCGGGTGGAAGATCTCATCCCCAACCCAAACGGGCCAGACTTCGTTGATAGTGGCCTTGGTTGCACCATTCTTGGCGGCCGTGACCTCGAGAAACAGCGTATCGGCCCCACTGACGGGCGGCTCGCCGTTGAGGCCGGTCAGGGGTACGAAAGTGAAGTTGCCCTTGGCCCCACAGACACGGCCCTTGGTCACCGGCCTGCCCCAACCGTAGCCGATTACAGTGTAGTCGGTGATATAGTCGCCAGATGACTGAACGTAGAAGCCGGCGTAAGGAGGGTCGACACggttgaagaggaaggagaaTCTTGCTCTGCCGCCCGGGGTGATCTCGGGGGATCCGAATGTAGTCACATCGCCATCGGTTTGGTTGTACCAACCGCCGTGGTTGTATTGGGGCCAGGTGTTGAGCTTttgagctgctgctgaggcGGCGAGAGCGAGGCCCGCAGCGACGGAGGGCAGGTGAACCATGCTGAATGAGATGGGGATTGAGGCGTGAAAGAGTGGAAGACTTTTAGTTAGTAACGAGTGTTGAGATTGGTGACTGACAGAAAGTGAGTATTCTGTACACCTTTTATAACTGTTCCAGACAGATCATTCCAACCCTGCCGTTGCAATCCGTACGCATCTCCGGCCCGGTAAGGAAATAGGCAGAAGCGCATGTTGTGGGGTTATTCGCTTTTCAGTGATCAAGCATGACAAGCGATCACGAACACAGCGGGTGAGATACCAAGTTGGGTCTAGTCGTGAAGAGTCTGTTCCCGGGGTCGACCAGGAGTCTGAATGTGTTGGGCATGAGTTCTATCACTTCGAAAGCAAATAGGAAAGGTCCGGACGGGCCTCTAACGGAGGTCCACAAGCCGTCGAAAACATTCGCAAAGTCAGTTGGAATAGGTAGCAAAAGGTCTGTTGAAGCCTGAACAACAATGCTAGGTTGGTTGTTCAAGAAAAGGTCGAGATGTTAGGCTGCTGTCCGATCCGACGGAATTGGCTCCTGAAGGGTCCATCCCCTAAATTGAAAATGGAGACACCACAAGCCGCCCTGCCAGCCGAAGCACCCTTAcctaagtaggtaggtagtaggtaACTAAGGTAGGTGGTACCTAAGGTAAAACGCCTAGGATCTAGGATACGTGCCTACCTAGGCGCCCATTGCATCTGTAATCCACGGGGATTCAGCGAAACGATGTTGTCTATTCTCTCAACTCGGCCATCTCTTTCCGGAATGCTTGAATGGTTTCTAGaccgtcccccccccgctGCTCCCTCTCTTCGTGAATCAGACTTTGACTCCCAGTCGTCCGAGGTGTACCGTATGTGTGACTGCTGCTTGGTCCGAACTATTGCCCACAAGCCTCAAACTATCTGTCTTGTCTCGGCCATTCCATGCTGCTCGCGAACCAGGAACACCCCCATTCTCAGCTCTGGATGACAGCTTCTCGCGGCCCAATGAGCGGCGCCAATTTCAAGGACGGCCTCTGTCTTGTCACTCACCCGCAAATCGAGTGACCAGTTTCAGGACACCAATGGCCATCCACCTCTATCCAAACCCGGGCCGCGCTACTAGAACCAGATCTCAACATCGACCGCACCCGCTGTGCGGTAGGGAGTGCCACTCTACCTACCGAAGAAGCCAAGCTGCGCATGCTTGCCGTCTCCCGAGACGCTGAATCCCACACACAGCAACCCCTCCACGCCTCCTCGGCTGGAGGCCGGCCCCAGCTGCGAGAGGCCCCATTTAACATGCAAGTAACGGCCTTCCAAGCCTTCCAAGACGGCCCTGAACCCGGCCATACACGCGTACACAGTACATGAAGCCCGTCGGAGGGGCTCCAAACCCCCGTGAAAATCCTCCACGATGGGCGTTTGCTGCTGTTcacttcccttcccctccccctcgtctcCCGACTCCTCTACCGCTTTGCTCCCCTCCGCCATGACCAACTTCACGATCCGCAATCTCACGGCGCTACACGTCACCCTCAGACATGTCGAGCGCTTCGAGGGCGAGAGAAAACGCACCGGGGACGTACTGGGCAACACCTTCGGCACCATCAACTCTTTCATCAACGCGACGAACTTCACCACGAGGGAGACCCATGCAAAGGGAGATGCACACCAGAgtgacgatgtcgatgtACACATTGAACCGTTTACCGTGAACGCCACGGAAATTGGCGCGCCGGACCCCGCCAACCACGATGTCGTCCGCCTACAGTTTGAGATCGAAGGACACCGGTACGAGGTCGACGCACCGAGCCCCTCCAATCGCTCCTCCGTCATGAAGAAGCTCGACGATGCGCCCCTCGAGCTGACGACCGTCTACGTGCCCAATGGCACATTCCTAGCCATCATGTCCTCAGCGAACCTCAATGCCTGGATGCACGAGCTGCGCGACGAATACCCgctgcccctcctctccatcccgGGCACCCACAACTCGCCGACATGCCACACGGCACTGCCTTCGGTGCGCTgccaggccgtcggcgtccgcgagcagctcgacaaCGGCGTGCGCTTCCTCGATATCCGCGTCTCCGTCGCCACGGATAACGATGACCTCACCCTCGTCCACTCCGCCTTCCCCATCTCCCTGACCGGCAACAAATACTTCGCAGACATGCTCGCCGACATCTACGCCTACCTCGACGCGAACCCCTCGGAGACCGTTCTCATGTCAGTCAAACGCGAAGGTACCGGCAAAGGCACTGATGAGCAGCTGAGCCACTACCTGCGCGACCGCTAcgtcggccgcgacgcccaTCGCTGGTTCGTTGAGCCGCGTATCCCTCGCCTCGGCGACTGCCGTGGCCGCATCGTACTGATCCGTCGCTTCGGCCTTGACGAGCCCCTGCGCGGCGAGCATGACGGCAAGGGTTGGGCCATCGACGCCCAGCACTGGCCCGACAACTGCGAGGACGgcaccgtcggcggcgggctccTCCGCGTCCAGGACTTTTACGAGATCGACCAGTCCACCAATATTGAGAAGAAGATCAACTTCTCTCACGGCCAGCTCGAGCGTGCCGCTGAGCAGCTCTTCCACCTCCCCGACATGCCTGACTTCAACGCTGACGCTCCGCCCAACCCATTCTTCATCAACTTTCTGACTGCGAGCAACTTCTTCAACGCGACCTGCTGGCCGGAGCGAATCGCCGCCAAGGTGAATCCCGCCGTGATCGAGTATCTGTGCATGAGGCACGGCGAGCCGGGCAAGGGGCCCCATCAACTAAatgtcggcgatgcggcAACGGGTGTCATTGTTACAGATTGGGTTGGCGCGCACGGCGATTGGGATCTGATCAGGTGCATTGTCGGTATGAACGCCCGCTTGCAGCTCAAGCACTAGTTGTGTCAAGACTGGGAAGCAATCGTGGACGGGCTGCACATGGGCTGCAAGACTTGGTTGGGATGGATACATTCACATCAAAGGCGAAAAGCTGGAAGCAATTTTAATTTTTATCAGGTTTACTATGTCCAGCTATGGGTGAAAAACATCAGGGTCCTGGTGAGATCCTGTATTCATGGCGTGCCAAGTTAGCGAATGTCTTTATAACAAGATGCAAAACATGTGTAAGATGACAATCTCTCAATCAGTTCTCCAAGGTGAATCGGTTATGTTTTTTCGTCATGATGAACTCAGTACTAGAGCTAATAAATGGTCATCCGCGAGAGTGGGGGTTGGTGTGTAAAACTATGAAAAGAACCTACCATTGGGCTTCATATAAGAAAAACAGAGTCTCATCGAAAGTCCTACCTGTGTCGCGGATTAGCGACGTGATCGGAAATAATGCAAGACAAACATCAAGTGGCTGGTCTAGAGACTGGTTAGCGCCAGTAACATTTGATTGTCCGGATGAAGAAATACCTCAATAGCGTCAGAGAGTGTTAAATTGTGTTCATATCCGACATACACCGAAGTGAAGCCAGTCAAACAGTGTGAATACTTGATCAAATCATCATAGTATCGAGCTAGATACAGCGCAACGCTGCTCCATGCTAGAACATGGGAGTGGAGAAAAAAGTTTTTACCTGCGTTCGGTCCAGTCAGCATGTCTGTCTTGGACGTGGTGAGGCAGGATGTGAAGGGTTTGCCTCCGGGGTGAGGAAGCCCGACATGTCCAAGTGAAAACAGGTAACCACAATCAGTTGACGATCATCTCAACAAGAAGCCCCGGACACCCAGCACCACGGGGATTGTACGCCCCCGTTTGTTTCTGGTAAAGGGCGCCGAGGTTCGTTTATGTCCGCCCGTTCGTTCAAATCTTCCTCATGTGTGGTGGATGATGCCTGTGGGTGTCGGGACAATGTGCGCCAGAAAGGCTGGAGAGCAAGATATTTACCTATCCAATTGATGTTAGCAAAGGTGCCATCAGGACAAATGCGAGCGAAAGCGTGTGGTGTTGGCTCTAGATCAGACAAGGCTGAAACTATTGCACCGGATTCAACATTATGTATTCTGCATGAGGAATCCCTATGGTGTACGAAGTGTTCATCATATAGAGGGAGGGACGGGTGTGCTGGAGGACGGTAGCAAGTAGTTGACGAACCTTTTGCATAAAAAAGCGTGGAGGGCGACAACTTCTTCAAAGTTTCGGAGCCTCAAGAGGTTTGGACTGAAAAAAATCTGCAGCAAATTAGCTTTGAGCTCTAGCAATCCCCCAAGCGCGAACAAAAAATTGGACTGTAGAGAATTATGCTCAGTGTAATACACAAGAATGTGTTACACCACGGGTAGGTCTGATTTGGATTGTTCAATGTTGATCAATCATCATCGCAAAACAAAAGAAAACGACTGGTTAAGCGCGAGAAAGGGTTGGAAACATACCCATGGAATCCAGCTGCCTGCCCCAAACGCTGCCAGCGCGTTCGTTTCATAATGAGCAGGCAGGAGTAGGTCTGTTGACCTGTGTGAGGTTGAAAGGGAAGAAGTCAACAGCAGCTGGAGGATCTCATTGGAAAATTtaaaggaaagaaaaaaagcacCGAGTGGGGGACTGTCCAGTTCGCGAGACATGGCTAGCCTAATTTAGATTAGCGCAGAatgcccgtcaccttcagCTTGTGGCGGTGCTACCGGCAATATCCGCTGACATCAATGTGGCGAAGTCTTCGTTATCGCCTCCCGCTCTTATAAGTGCCTCCCCGCGAACTCCCGCTAACCCCAGgttccctcctctctccaGGCACGACAACTTCTCGACTTCAGTTTCACGTCTTTGAAAAGGCTGTGAGCTCTTAGGAGTCACTCCAATAATAACCCGCCATAATGTCTGCCGCGGGGGGCATATGGGCACCAGCAGCCCTACGCCTCCTCCGCATGGGCATCACCAAAACCACCAAGGTAATACGAACCaagctcgccaacgccacccGTCctgccgcccaggccgagttCGCACACATCCCAATCCGCACTACAGGTCGCCAGCCCATTCATCCCTCAGCTCTTCTTAGACAGAAACGAGCGGGACGCTGGTACTCGACTCAAAGCGTTCACAACACCGTCCGCCGGTGGATCTCCACCAGCGGCCCCAGAACCTCCGGTaacgtcggcggcaacgcaCCCTTCAGCCGGGCATCCTTTCCAAGCTCTAATACGGCCCGCCGCGTCAGTCAATCTACCGGCCGCGCCCCTTTCGCGAGCACCCTCCGACCAAACCTCACGGGGGGCGCCATCACACGCACCCAGGGCGGCTACACTatcggtggtggcggtggcgccCGCTACTTCTCCCAtacgcccgccgcgccggcaCAGGTGGTTAACAATGTCTCGATAGCGATGCGAGCCTTTTGCCTCTCGGGCCAGAAGGCTCGGTACGATGGCCTTAACTCCCACGGTGACAGGTGCTACCGTGCCATTTCGGAGCTCGAGCATACCGCGTACGTCAAGATGATGGGCGCCATCTCCACCCGCGGAGGCTCCGGCTCGTTTGTCGACTTCTCCATCAGCCCCACCATCACGGCCCTCAGTCCcttgggcgccgccgccgctgcgggTTTTACCTCCGCCAACGCTGAAGCCCCCGTCACCACTCTCAACGAGGACGGTTTCCTCGACGTCCTGTCGATTGACTTTGCGCGCGCGGTCAAGGACCTTGCCGTCATATTCGCCGATCTCAAAAAACTGGCCGCTTTGGGCGATTTACCCGTTGCCTTGGAGAAGGGAAGTGTGTTGCGAGTGCGATTCCCCGGAGTCGATGCCGAGACCGTTGAACGATTGTGCGATGATGTCGGCGTCCAGCGTGGTATTATTGGCCAAGATGCCGACTTCGAATGCACAACTGGTGCGCCATTGGCCCTTCGCTTCCCCTATGCCCCCGACGAAGACATTAAAACCATCACCTCGCCCGGCGGCTCGGTTCGGTCCCTGTCCGGCAACGATGTCGACTTGGAAGAGGCGTTCATGGACGAGATGGATCAGCACTCTTGGATGTCGGATCTTGAGGGGTATGAAAGTATGATGCCCACTCCAAAGAGTAGTGAGCAGTGTTCCGACGAGTATGAAGGCTTGGAGGGCATTTACAGATTTCTCGAGGAGTGCGATCGGAACAAGGGACGATTTTAAGGATGCAAACCCCAACTTggttgaatggctgcagcAGATTGGTTTCTCGGCAATGTAAGGATCTACGCTCTTTGTACAGTAACACACGAATTTGGCCCTACGGAAGCGGCCAAGTCCCCTGAATGACATTTCCTTATATCACGTCCTGACTACATTTTGCTAATGCCAAAGCTGTCACGACTTCGCTGACGTGGTGCACAATCATATCGGCTTGATAGGTATAGCCTTATCTATTCATAGCTAGCTATTTACCATACCTCACTGGAGGTTTGTTGCAAAACTAATACCATGCCTGTCCCTAGTTGACTTTGCGGTGCTCTTTACGGGATATTGTACAGAGGCCAATGAATTGCTCGCGTGAAACCCATAAGATCACCAACTCAACCACGGCGCTCCAAGCCCATGGCTTCAAACCAAGAGTCCGCCTCCACGGCGAGCAATTTCTTGTCCTTCGCAAGAAGCTTTTTGAGCGAGGCCGATCGCTCAACTTTACCAAGGAGTGCAGCTGACGGGGTGATAAGGCGGACGAGATCCTCAGAGACACGAACGCCTGGGACAGACATCTGGCCTTGGGGGGTTGCGGGACGAGACTCTAACGGCAGGAGAGgctccttgaccttcttgGGTCTTCCTCTCATCTTCCGCTCCTTCTTGGGAGGGGGCGTCGGGGATCCCTGGTCGACCTTGTTCGGTGCGTCGACTTTGCCAATGGTCATGGTGACGCTTTTCGTCTCAGAGTCCGTTcggttcttcttcttgcgcgATCCGCTGGCGTTGAGAACCCAAACTTGGCCATCTGTCGCCTGTTCTGGCTTCTGGTTGCTTTCTGCAGAGGTCCGAATCGGCTCAGGATTCTGGATGCTGAACGTCGGGCCGTAGTGAGACCACGGGTTCAAGGGGGTGCGGCCAGCTGTCTCGAGGAATGGAGCGACCGAGGTAATCGGGGTTGCGATGCGCGTGGGGCTCGTCGAAGTGGGTTTGGACGTGCCCTCGAAGTTCGACATACCAGAGTTTCCGACCTTGTTCTGCTCCAAATTGGAGGTCTGGCCATTCGTCTCGGTGGCCAGGGGCTTGGATTTCCgtcctctcttcttcttgccttcGTTGGCAGCAGATTGCTCAACATCCATGACTCGGACAGACTTCATCAACACCGTACTTTCTTGGCCCGTATTCGCAACGATGTTATCTGCAGATAGCTTGTCTTTCTTGACCATCTTGGGCTCATCGAACTCTGAGTTCTTGCCGTCACTATGGCCAGCCTTCGACTCCTTGAGGTCATCACGTTCCTTCGCCTCATTGATGATGCTATCATCAAAGGCTGACGTAGTggtcttggccttcttcttcgtctttttgttcctcttcttcgtctttttcttcttgacCTCATCGATGGGTTCGGATTCGCGTTGCTCCATCTTGGGGCTCTCGCCAGTTGGGTTCTTGGAGC
This sequence is a window from Colletotrichum higginsianum IMI 349063 chromosome 8, whole genome shotgun sequence. Protein-coding genes within it:
- a CDS encoding Phosphatidylinositol-specific phospholipase C, with amino-acid sequence MTNFTIRNLTALHVTLRHVERFEGERKRTGDVLGNTFGTINSFINATNFTTRETHAKGDAHQSDDVDVHIEPFTVNATEIGAPDPANHDVVRLQFEIEGHRYEVDAPSPSNRSSVMKKLDDAPLELTTVYVPNGTFLAIMSSANLNAWMHELRDEYPLPLLSIPGTHNSPTCHTALPSVRCQAVGVREQLDNGVRFLDIRVSVATDNDDLTLVHSAFPISLTGNKYFADMLADIYAYLDANPSETVLMSVKREGTGKGTDEQLSHYLRDRYVGRDAHRWFVEPRIPRLGDCRGRIVLIRRFGLDEPLRGEHDGKGWAIDAQHWPDNCEDGTVGGGLLRVQDFYEIDQSTNIEKKINFSHGQLERAAEQLFHLPDMPDFNADAPPNPFFINFLTASNFFNATCWPERIAAKVNPAVIEYLCMRHGEPGKGPHQLNVGDAATGVIVTDWVGAHGDWDLIRCIVGMNARLQLKH
- a CDS encoding Casein kinase II beta 2 subunit, whose amino-acid sequence is MSAAGGIWAPAALRLLRMGITKTTKVIRTKLANATRPAAQAEFAHIPIRTTGRQPIHPSALLRQKRAGRWYSTQSVHNTVRRWISTSGPRTSGNVGGNAPFSRASFPSSNTARRVSQSTGRAPFASTLRPNLTGGAITRTQGGYTIGGGGGARYFSHTPAAPAQVVNNVSIAMRAFCLSGQKARYDGLNSHGDRCYRAISELEHTAYVKMMGAISTRGGSGSFVDFSISPTITALSPLGAAAAAGFTSANAEAPVTTLNEDGFLDVLSIDFARAVKDLAVIFADLKKLAALGDLPVALEKGSVLRVRFPGVDAETVERLCDDVGVQRGIIGQDADFECTTGAPLALRFPYAPDEDIKTITSPGGSVRSLSGNDVDLEEAFMDEMDQHSWMSDLEGYESMMPTPKSSEQCSDEYEGLEGIYRFLEECDRNKGRF